Proteins encoded in a region of the Paucibacter sediminis genome:
- a CDS encoding efflux RND transporter periplasmic adaptor subunit, which yields MRESLLAVAIALALVACSKPSNDAAKPAGAGEAKAASVAAGADSKPLLVAAEDLRALDLSSFASGPVITGSIQPERRADLRAEVSAIVLQVLKENGEPVRRGDLLVRLDDTAIRDSLASAEESARAAGQSFEQAERQYQRLKTLQAQGMSSIQATEDAEIRRNNAQSDLVAAKARAATARQQLQRTEVRAPFDGVVSERKVSAGDTAQVGKELVKVIDPQSLRFEGLVAADRLAELKVGQGVHFRVNGYGAAGFNGKVKRVDVAANATTRQVEVMVAFAEGEKPKAAGLYAEGHVESSASQALLLEDAAVQRVGDKSYAWRLQGGKLNKVEVQLGARDVRTGNYAVLTGLKAGDQVLAKPGSTLKDGQSVELLKVAAQSSPTGK from the coding sequence ATGCGTGAGTCCCTGCTCGCTGTTGCCATCGCCCTTGCCCTGGTGGCTTGCAGCAAACCCTCCAACGATGCTGCCAAGCCCGCCGGTGCCGGTGAGGCCAAGGCGGCCTCCGTGGCGGCCGGCGCCGACAGCAAGCCGCTGCTGGTGGCCGCCGAAGACCTGCGCGCCCTGGATCTGAGCAGCTTTGCCAGCGGCCCGGTGATCACCGGCTCGATCCAGCCCGAGCGCCGCGCCGATCTGCGCGCCGAAGTCTCGGCCATCGTGCTGCAGGTGCTGAAGGAAAACGGCGAGCCGGTGCGACGCGGCGACCTGCTGGTGCGCCTGGACGACACCGCGATCCGCGACAGCCTGGCCTCGGCCGAGGAGTCGGCGCGCGCCGCCGGCCAGAGCTTCGAGCAGGCCGAGCGCCAGTACCAGCGCCTCAAGACCCTGCAGGCCCAGGGCATGAGCTCGATCCAGGCCACCGAGGACGCCGAGATCCGCCGCAACAACGCGCAAAGCGATCTGGTGGCGGCCAAGGCCCGCGCCGCCACCGCGCGCCAGCAGCTGCAGCGCACCGAGGTGCGCGCGCCCTTCGACGGCGTGGTGAGCGAGCGCAAGGTCTCGGCCGGCGACACCGCCCAGGTCGGCAAGGAGCTGGTCAAGGTGATCGATCCGCAAAGCCTGCGCTTCGAAGGCCTGGTGGCCGCCGATCGCCTGGCCGAACTGAAGGTCGGCCAGGGCGTGCATTTCCGCGTCAACGGCTATGGCGCTGCCGGCTTCAACGGCAAGGTCAAGCGCGTGGACGTGGCGGCCAACGCCACCACGCGTCAGGTCGAGGTGATGGTGGCCTTTGCCGAGGGCGAGAAGCCCAAGGCCGCCGGCCTCTATGCCGAGGGCCATGTCGAGTCCAGCGCCAGCCAGGCTCTGCTGCTGGAAGACGCGGCCGTGCAGCGCGTGGGCGACAAGAGCTATGCCTGGCGCCTGCAGGGCGGCAAGCTGAACAAGGTGGAAGTGCAGCTGGGCGCACGCGATGTGCGCACCGGCAACTACGCGGTGCTGACCGGCCTGAAGGCCGGCGACCAGGTGCTGGCCAAGCCCGGCAGCACGCTCAAGGATGGCCAGAGCGTCGAGCTGCTGAAGGTGGCGGCGCAATCCTCCCCGACCGGAAAGTAA
- a CDS encoding DUF1178 family protein: MLVLNLACEHGHRFEAWFGSAADYESQQERRLVACPLCGSQQVQRLPTAARLNVSHLRAEPKPASSMKDEQARVMAAVRQLMANTEDVGERFTEEARRIHYGETEERGIRGRATAEQTRELVEEGIAVLPLPMADVLKGTLQ; the protein is encoded by the coding sequence ATGCTTGTCCTGAACCTCGCCTGTGAACATGGCCATCGCTTTGAAGCCTGGTTTGGCTCCGCGGCGGACTATGAGTCGCAGCAGGAGCGCCGGCTGGTGGCCTGCCCGCTGTGCGGCAGCCAGCAGGTGCAGCGCCTGCCCACCGCGGCGCGGCTGAATGTCTCCCATCTGCGTGCCGAGCCCAAGCCGGCCAGCAGCATGAAGGACGAGCAGGCCAGGGTGATGGCGGCGGTGCGGCAGCTGATGGCCAATACCGAGGACGTGGGCGAGCGTTTCACCGAAGAGGCGCGCCGCATCCACTATGGCGAGACCGAGGAGCGCGGCATCCGTGGCCGTGCCACCGCCGAGCAGACGCGCGAGCTGGTGGAGGAGGGCATCGCCGTGCTGCCCCTGCCGATGGCCGACGTGCTCAAGGGCACCCTGCAGTAG
- a CDS encoding NUDIX domain-containing protein, with amino-acid sequence MQAEDDDGHLREQCLDSQPVYEGHFLRVRRDRIRLPDGREAAREYIRHPGAVMIVPLLDDGRLLLERQYRYPMGRVMLEFPAGKLDAGEGALACAQRELREETGYQAREWAHAGVLHNAIAYSDEGIQIFFARGLSAGARQLDEGEFLDLVTHSPAELDALAQAGALTDAKTLVAMLWLARWQAGQWALDWQPARSAR; translated from the coding sequence GTCTACGAGGGCCACTTCCTCCGCGTGCGGCGCGACCGCATCCGCCTGCCCGATGGCAGGGAGGCCGCGCGCGAATACATCCGCCATCCCGGCGCGGTGATGATCGTGCCCCTGCTGGACGACGGCCGCCTGCTGCTGGAGCGCCAGTACCGCTACCCGATGGGCCGCGTGATGCTGGAGTTTCCGGCCGGCAAGCTGGATGCGGGCGAGGGCGCGCTGGCCTGCGCCCAGCGCGAGCTGCGCGAGGAGACCGGCTACCAGGCGCGCGAATGGGCCCATGCCGGCGTGCTGCACAACGCCATCGCCTATTCGGACGAAGGCATCCAGATCTTCTTCGCGCGCGGCCTCAGCGCGGGCGCGCGCCAGCTCGACGAGGGCGAGTTCCTCGACCTGGTGACGCACAGCCCGGCCGAGCTGGACGCGCTGGCCCAGGCCGGCGCGCTGACCGACGCCAAGACCCTGGTGGCGATGCTCTGGCTGGCGCGCTGGCAGGCGGGCCAATGGGCGCTGGACTGGCAGCCGGCGCGCTCAGCGCGTTGA